One segment of Paenibacillus sp. FSL R7-0337 DNA contains the following:
- the pnp gene encoding polyribonucleotide nucleotidyltransferase: MEQRVEMQLGGRRLVLETGRLAKQANAAVMVRYGDTSVLCTVTASSEPKDLDFFPLTVNYEERLYAVGKIPGGFIKREGRPSEKAILSSRLTDRPIRPLFPEGFRNDVQVLNLVMSVDQDCAPDIAAMIGTSAALSISDVPFNGPIGGVAVGRINGEFIINPDQAQQAISDIYVVVAGTKDAIMMVEAEANEVTEEVMLEAIMFGHDEVRKIVAVIEQLVAVAGKEKMAVKLHAVNADVNTEVRTFAQSRLVEAVRIAEKHARQDAIDLVNNEAVAYFAEKYIETPELLKDVKEALHDIVKDEVRRLITHDKVRPDGRKLDEIRPIECDTALLPRTHGSGLFTRGQTQILSVCTLGALGDVQILDGIDPAETKRFMHHYNFPPFSVGEARPLRAPGRREIGHGALGERALSKVIPSETEFPYTIRLVSEAIESNGSTSQASICASILAMMDAGVPIKAPVAGVAMGLIKDGEHVSILTDIQGMEDHLGDMDFKVAGTAEGVTAIQMDIKIDGIDRKILQEALEQAREGRMFILGKMNEAIAAPRTSLSKYAPKIIIININPDKIRDVIGAGGKIINKIIEETGVKIDIEQDGRVFIGSSDEAMIQKARGIIEGIVKEVVVGEIYVGTVRRIEKFGAFVELIPGKDGLVHISQLSTDRVAKVEDVVAIGDTITVKVTEIDQQGRVNLSRKAVLTSESGAKA, translated from the coding sequence ATACTTCAGTATTGTGTACGGTTACAGCATCCAGTGAGCCTAAAGATCTGGATTTTTTCCCGCTTACAGTGAATTATGAGGAAAGATTATATGCAGTAGGCAAAATCCCGGGCGGATTCATCAAACGTGAAGGACGTCCGAGCGAGAAAGCAATTCTGTCCAGCCGTCTGACAGACCGTCCAATTCGTCCATTGTTCCCGGAAGGATTCCGCAATGACGTTCAAGTCTTGAACCTGGTAATGAGTGTGGATCAGGACTGTGCGCCTGATATTGCGGCCATGATCGGTACTTCCGCTGCGCTCAGTATCTCTGATGTGCCGTTCAACGGACCCATCGGCGGCGTGGCTGTCGGCCGGATTAACGGGGAATTCATCATCAATCCTGATCAAGCCCAGCAAGCAATCAGCGATATCTATGTGGTTGTGGCCGGTACGAAGGATGCCATCATGATGGTAGAAGCAGAAGCCAATGAAGTGACTGAAGAAGTAATGCTTGAAGCGATCATGTTCGGACATGACGAGGTCCGCAAGATTGTGGCAGTGATTGAACAACTCGTAGCCGTTGCCGGTAAAGAAAAGATGGCTGTGAAGCTGCATGCGGTTAATGCGGATGTGAATACAGAGGTTCGTACTTTTGCGCAGAGCCGTCTGGTGGAAGCTGTAAGAATTGCCGAGAAGCATGCCCGTCAGGATGCTATTGATCTGGTGAACAACGAAGCGGTGGCGTATTTCGCAGAGAAATACATAGAAACTCCAGAGCTTCTTAAGGATGTTAAGGAAGCCCTGCATGATATCGTGAAGGATGAAGTTAGACGTCTGATCACACATGATAAGGTTCGTCCGGATGGACGGAAGCTGGACGAGATCCGTCCGATCGAATGTGATACAGCTCTTCTGCCGCGCACGCATGGTTCCGGTCTGTTCACACGCGGCCAGACACAGATCCTCAGCGTATGTACACTGGGCGCACTGGGCGATGTGCAGATTCTGGATGGTATTGATCCGGCTGAAACCAAGCGCTTCATGCACCACTACAACTTCCCTCCGTTCAGCGTAGGGGAAGCCCGTCCGCTAAGAGCACCGGGACGCCGCGAGATCGGGCACGGGGCACTCGGCGAACGCGCGTTGTCCAAGGTGATTCCAAGTGAGACTGAATTCCCGTACACTATCCGTTTGGTATCCGAAGCGATTGAATCCAATGGCTCCACCTCCCAGGCAAGTATCTGTGCCAGTATTCTGGCGATGATGGATGCAGGGGTACCTATCAAGGCGCCTGTAGCCGGTGTAGCGATGGGTCTGATCAAGGACGGGGAGCATGTATCCATCTTGACCGATATTCAAGGCATGGAAGATCACCTCGGCGATATGGACTTCAAGGTAGCGGGTACAGCAGAAGGCGTAACGGCGATTCAGATGGATATCAAAATCGACGGCATCGACCGCAAGATTCTGCAGGAGGCGCTTGAGCAGGCACGAGAAGGCCGGATGTTTATTCTGGGCAAAATGAATGAAGCGATCGCAGCTCCAAGAACGAGCCTGTCTAAATATGCTCCGAAGATCATTATCATCAATATCAATCCGGACAAGATCCGTGATGTAATCGGTGCCGGCGGTAAAATCATCAACAAGATCATTGAAGAAACCGGCGTGAAGATTGACATCGAACAGGATGGCCGCGTATTTATCGGTTCTTCTGATGAAGCTATGATCCAGAAGGCCCGTGGCATCATTGAGGGTATTGTAAAGGAAGTTGTGGTCGGTGAGATTTATGTGGGTACGGTTAGACGCATTGAGAAATTCGGCGCTTTTGTTGAATTGATCCCTGGCAAAGACGGCCTTGTGCATATTTCCCAGCTGTCCACAGACCGTGTGGCGAAGGTGGAAGATGTTGTGGCGATTGGCGACACGATCACCGTGAAGGTAACAGAGATCGACCAGCAGGGCCGCGTCAACTTGTCACGCAAAGCTGTACTGACTTCAGAGAGCGGAGCGAAGGCGTAA
- a CDS encoding pitrilysin family protein, with product MDKILLSNGLRVVTEKIPTGRSVSFGIWVKTGSRNENPLNNGISHFIEHMLFKGTDRYSAKDIAEQFDAIGGNVNAFTSKEYTCFYAKVLDEHLPIAVDVLADMFFRSRMDAEELAKEKNVILEEIAMCEDTPDDLVHELMCAAAYGEHPLAYTILGLKDRLLEMTPDDLRAYMKEQYTIENTVISVAGNINDGLIPLLEQHFGSFTNHGEAPELTEPAYQGELVFHKKKTEQNHICISLPGVRSGGPLQYPMALLNNAFGGGMSSRLFQEIREKRGLAYSVFSYHSAQADSGLFTVYAGTAPKQTKEVTELIKEMLRDLAVNGLSEDELRKGKEQLKGSLILSLESTGSRMNRMGKNELMLGRQDTLDEMIAKIGAVTMEDIDALLDFMFAQPLSLAMVGSTDKAIANVRRDDLASLRTN from the coding sequence TTGGACAAAATATTATTATCAAACGGACTCCGGGTGGTTACCGAGAAGATCCCGACCGGCCGATCCGTATCTTTCGGAATCTGGGTTAAGACGGGCTCCCGCAATGAGAACCCGCTAAACAACGGGATTTCCCATTTCATCGAGCATATGCTCTTTAAGGGGACAGACCGCTATAGCGCCAAGGATATTGCCGAACAGTTCGATGCCATTGGCGGGAACGTCAATGCTTTTACCTCGAAGGAATATACATGCTTTTATGCAAAGGTGCTGGATGAGCATCTGCCGATTGCTGTGGATGTGCTGGCAGATATGTTCTTCCGTTCACGGATGGATGCCGAGGAACTGGCCAAGGAGAAGAATGTCATCCTGGAGGAAATCGCCATGTGTGAGGACACACCGGATGATCTTGTCCATGAGCTGATGTGTGCTGCCGCTTACGGCGAGCACCCGCTGGCCTATACGATCCTCGGGCTGAAGGACCGCTTGCTGGAGATGACGCCGGATGATCTGCGTGCTTACATGAAGGAGCAGTACACCATCGAGAACACAGTGATCAGCGTAGCCGGTAATATTAACGACGGGCTGATCCCGCTGCTGGAGCAGCATTTCGGTTCCTTCACGAATCATGGTGAAGCGCCGGAACTGACTGAGCCTGCATATCAGGGGGAGCTGGTATTCCACAAAAAGAAGACCGAGCAGAATCACATCTGCATCTCACTGCCGGGTGTCCGCAGCGGCGGTCCGCTGCAATATCCGATGGCGCTCCTTAACAATGCGTTCGGCGGCGGCATGAGCTCCCGGCTGTTCCAGGAGATCCGTGAGAAGCGTGGTCTGGCCTATTCGGTCTTCTCGTACCACAGTGCCCAGGCTGACAGCGGCTTGTTCACGGTCTATGCCGGGACAGCGCCGAAGCAGACCAAGGAAGTAACGGAGCTGATCAAAGAGATGTTGCGTGATCTGGCTGTGAACGGTTTGAGCGAGGACGAACTGCGTAAAGGCAAGGAGCAGCTCAAGGGGAGCCTGATTCTCAGCCTGGAGAGCACGGGCAGCCGGATGAACCGGATGGGCAAAAATGAGCTGATGCTCGGCCGTCAGGATACGCTGGATGAAATGATAGCCAAAATCGGAGCTGTAACCATGGAGGATATCGATGCTCTGCTGGACTTTATGTTCGCACAGCCGTTGTCCCTGGCAATGGTTGGTTCCACAGATAAAGCGATAGCCAATGTTAGGAGAGATGATCTTGCCTCATTACGTACAAATTAA
- the dut gene encoding dUTP diphosphatase, protein MPHYVQINKLPGNEDVLLPCKMSEQASGYDLYAAVGEPVVLAPGERTLIPTGISLAMPGGLEAQIRPRSGLALKHGITCLNTPGTIDADYRGEIKVLLINLGQEPFAIARNERIAQMVFQAVPEVTLAEVDELSDTARGAGGFGHTGK, encoded by the coding sequence TTGCCTCATTACGTACAAATTAACAAACTGCCAGGGAATGAGGATGTTCTGCTGCCCTGCAAAATGTCCGAGCAGGCCTCGGGGTATGACCTGTATGCCGCTGTAGGAGAGCCTGTGGTGCTTGCTCCGGGCGAGCGGACACTGATCCCCACTGGCATATCACTGGCGATGCCAGGCGGGCTGGAGGCGCAGATCCGTCCGCGCAGCGGGCTGGCCCTCAAGCATGGCATCACCTGCCTGAACACACCGGGTACCATCGATGCGGATTACCGGGGCGAAATTAAGGTGCTGCTGATCAATCTGGGACAGGAGCCGTTTGCGATTGCCCGCAACGAGCGGATCGCCCAGATGGTATTCCAGGCTGTGCCGGAAGTGACTCTGGCGGAAGTGGATGAGTTGTCCGACACGGCGCGCGGAGCCGGCGGCTTCGGGCATACTGGCAAATAA
- a CDS encoding polysaccharide deacetylase family protein, producing MKTDKAALVLACIAVVIGIGSTNGPVKEMIAGLKPQADAAVMSYALNQTEDDLRAQITRRAEALNAQPVNAVVDRVWKAIPGYNGLEVDVEATYRSALLRGPEAGLKLMYRQIKPKVSLDDLGAQPIYRGNPAKPMVSLMINVAWGNEYILPMLDILDAEKVKVTFFLDGSWLSRNKELAAEMLKRGHEVENHAYTHPKMSILSRTRATAEIEKTQKLLKESLGVTNKWFAPPSGDFNQQTVEIAASLGLKTVLWTLDTVDWRNPSPESVVAKISRRVEPGTLILMHPTASSSKALRGMIRGIRAKGLQLGTVSQTLSAERIVTAEVE from the coding sequence ATGAAGACGGACAAGGCGGCGCTCGTGCTGGCTTGCATCGCAGTAGTAATTGGAATTGGCAGCACGAACGGACCCGTGAAAGAGATGATTGCCGGGCTTAAGCCTCAGGCGGATGCAGCCGTAATGAGCTATGCTCTGAATCAGACAGAGGATGATCTGCGCGCTCAGATTACCCGCCGGGCCGAGGCGCTGAATGCGCAGCCGGTGAATGCTGTTGTGGACCGGGTATGGAAAGCCATACCGGGGTATAACGGGCTGGAGGTCGATGTGGAGGCAACCTACCGGAGCGCGCTTTTACGGGGACCCGAAGCAGGGCTTAAGCTGATGTACCGCCAGATTAAGCCTAAGGTATCACTGGATGATCTGGGAGCACAGCCGATCTACCGGGGGAATCCGGCGAAGCCGATGGTCTCGCTGATGATTAATGTGGCCTGGGGGAATGAGTATATCCTTCCGATGCTGGACATTCTGGATGCGGAGAAGGTGAAGGTCACTTTTTTTCTGGACGGAAGCTGGTTAAGCCGCAACAAGGAGCTTGCAGCAGAGATGCTGAAGCGCGGGCATGAGGTAGAGAACCATGCGTATACGCATCCTAAGATGAGTATTCTAAGCCGGACGCGTGCCACTGCAGAGATTGAGAAAACGCAGAAGCTGCTGAAGGAAAGCCTGGGTGTGACGAATAAGTGGTTTGCTCCGCCGTCAGGAGACTTTAATCAGCAGACGGTGGAAATCGCCGCCTCACTGGGACTGAAGACGGTATTATGGACGCTGGATACGGTTGATTGGCGCAATCCGTCCCCGGAATCAGTTGTTGCCAAGATCAGCAGGCGGGTAGAGCCGGGAACCCTAATTTTAATGCATCCGACGGCATCCTCCTCGAAAGCGCTGAGAGGGATGATCCGGGGGATCAGAGCCAAGGGCCTGCAGCTGGGAACCGTCAGTCAGACGCTCTCCGCTGAGCGTATCGTGACTGCGGAAGTTGAGTGA